One segment of Corynebacterium caspium DSM 44850 DNA contains the following:
- the rapZ gene encoding RNase adapter RapZ, protein MNAKSDPAHKYYLSTPPLLITGMSGAGLSTAARVFEDKDWYVPQNMPPQLVVDVVKMVNQAGSPVEKIAAVTDVRARIFGGDLMDTVEQLKADGLAPDILFLDARTDVLISRFDSVRRTHPLQGDKSLSTGIERERELINPIKEIASVVIDTSELSVHDLRRRIEESFGHTVVKQPHVTIQSFGFKHGAPRDSDITIDVRFLPNPYWNADLRPFRGTDAPVANYVLSHPDAQEFVDNFLAMFNTMQDGYRHAGKNFVTVSVGCTGGHHRSVAIAEEISKRIAQRGDLDISVTHRDIDRH, encoded by the coding sequence ATGAATGCCAAATCTGATCCTGCACATAAATATTATTTGTCAACTCCACCACTTTTAATTACCGGGATGTCTGGTGCCGGATTGAGCACTGCGGCTCGAGTTTTTGAAGATAAAGACTGGTACGTGCCGCAAAATATGCCCCCACAGTTAGTAGTTGATGTGGTTAAAATGGTGAATCAGGCAGGTTCTCCGGTAGAAAAAATAGCTGCAGTAACTGATGTGCGAGCCCGAATTTTCGGCGGCGATTTAATGGATACTGTCGAACAATTAAAAGCTGATGGTTTAGCGCCAGATATTCTATTTTTAGATGCCCGAACAGATGTTTTGATTAGTCGTTTTGATTCCGTGCGGCGCACCCATCCACTCCAAGGCGATAAATCTTTATCCACTGGGATTGAGCGGGAACGCGAACTTATTAATCCAATTAAAGAAATTGCTTCGGTGGTAATCGATACTTCCGAATTATCTGTGCATGATCTGCGCCGGCGCATTGAGGAATCCTTTGGGCATACCGTGGTGAAGCAGCCGCATGTAACTATCCAATCCTTTGGATTCAAGCATGGGGCACCCCGTGATTCCGATATCACCATCGACGTGCGCTTTTTGCCTAATCCTTATTGGAATGCCGATTTGCGCCCCTTCCGCGGTACTGATGCGCCAGTGGCAAATTATGTGCTTTCGCACCCAGATGCGCAGGAATTTGTCGATAATTTCTTGGCAATGTTTAACACCATGCAAGATGGTTATCGTCATGCTGGGAAGAATTTTGTCACTGTTTCAGTGGGGTGCACTGGTGGACATCACCGTTCAGTGGCTATTGCTGAAGAAATTAGTAAACGCATCGCGCAGCGCGGTGACCTCGATATAAGCGTTACACACCGGGATATCGACCGCCACTAA
- the ribH gene encoding 6,7-dimethyl-8-ribityllumazine synthase, which translates to MAKEGLPEVSTANLDGSGLKVAVISATWNEEICDRLHVHAIKAAAETGATVNDYRVVGALELPVAVQAAAKTHDAVVANGCVVKGGTPHFDYVCDSVTAGLTRIALDEGVPVGNGVLTTNTLEQAIERSGGPGSVEDKGAEAAIAAIHTALVLRNIRQDSQDSQDSQVSRVH; encoded by the coding sequence ATGGCTAAAGAAGGATTACCTGAAGTTTCCACCGCAAACCTTGATGGCAGCGGATTAAAAGTGGCGGTAATTTCTGCCACTTGGAATGAAGAAATCTGCGATAGGCTCCATGTCCACGCAATTAAGGCTGCCGCAGAAACTGGTGCCACCGTAAATGATTATCGCGTAGTTGGAGCTTTGGAATTGCCAGTAGCTGTGCAGGCAGCGGCAAAAACTCATGATGCAGTGGTGGCCAATGGTTGCGTGGTTAAGGGCGGAACTCCGCATTTTGATTATGTTTGTGATTCAGTAACTGCTGGTCTGACGCGTATTGCTCTTGATGAAGGCGTACCCGTGGGCAATGGGGTACTTACCACTAATACTTTGGAGCAAGCCATTGAGCGTTCCGGAGGCCCTGGTTCGGTGGAAGATAAAGGTGCCGAAGCCGCAATTGCAGCTATTCACACCGCTTTAGTTTTGCGCAATATTCGCCAAGATTCTCAAGATTCTCAAGATTCTCAAGTTTCTAGGGTGCATTAA
- a CDS encoding bifunctional 3,4-dihydroxy-2-butanone-4-phosphate synthase/GTP cyclohydrolase II — MNLDYPVASPKDSVQLDSVDQAIADIAAGKAVIVVDNEDRENEGDLIFAAEKATPELVAFMVRYTSGYICAPLTDADADRLGLPPMVANNQDVRGTAYTITVDAATGTTGISAASRAETLRRLADPNSTPGEFTRPGHIVPLRAREGGVLARDGHTEATIDLCRAAGLRPAGVICEIVSEENPVSMARGPELRRFADTHGLTMISIEQLIDWRRHNDTIIERVVETKLPTDFGPFRAVGYRNLITGIEHMALVLGHPENDGGEDVLVRVHSECLTGDVFHSRRCDCGPQLHTAMQLIQEAGRGIIVYLRGHEGRGIGLLEKLRAYQLQDSGVDTVDANLQLDQPVDAREFDSGAQILKDLGVVSVTLLSNNPDKVAGLSNHGFEILGRRNIVLEVNEDNYRYLRTKRDRMGHDLPNVAAFEASHAQHKEEN, encoded by the coding sequence GTGAATCTAGATTATCCCGTAGCGAGTCCCAAAGACTCTGTCCAGCTTGACTCTGTGGATCAAGCTATTGCTGATATCGCAGCAGGTAAAGCTGTTATTGTAGTTGATAATGAGGATCGTGAGAACGAAGGCGACCTCATTTTTGCTGCTGAGAAAGCTACGCCAGAGTTGGTGGCGTTTATGGTGCGCTATACCTCTGGCTATATTTGTGCGCCTTTAACTGATGCTGATGCTGATCGCCTCGGATTGCCTCCCATGGTGGCTAATAACCAGGATGTCCGGGGTACTGCTTATACCATTACTGTCGATGCAGCTACTGGAACTACTGGTATTTCGGCAGCTTCTCGAGCTGAAACTTTGCGCCGGTTGGCAGATCCAAATTCCACGCCTGGCGAATTTACCCGGCCGGGGCATATTGTTCCTTTAAGGGCCCGTGAGGGCGGGGTTTTGGCCCGTGATGGTCACACTGAGGCCACCATTGATTTGTGTCGGGCTGCTGGTTTACGCCCTGCGGGGGTGATATGTGAGATTGTCTCGGAAGAAAATCCAGTATCTATGGCTCGCGGCCCAGAGCTGCGACGTTTTGCAGATACCCATGGTCTGACCATGATTTCTATTGAGCAGCTCATAGATTGGCGTCGCCATAATGACACCATTATTGAACGAGTTGTGGAGACCAAATTACCCACTGATTTTGGGCCTTTCCGGGCTGTTGGGTATCGCAATTTGATCACCGGTATTGAACATATGGCGCTAGTTTTGGGGCATCCCGAAAATGATGGCGGCGAAGATGTGCTGGTCCGCGTGCATTCTGAATGTTTGACTGGTGATGTTTTCCATTCCAGACGTTGTGACTGTGGCCCCCAGCTACATACTGCGATGCAGCTTATCCAGGAAGCTGGGCGCGGCATTATTGTTTATTTGCGTGGGCATGAAGGCCGAGGCATCGGGTTATTAGAAAAATTGCGTGCTTATCAATTGCAGGATTCTGGGGTAGATACCGTGGATGCGAATCTGCAATTAGACCAACCAGTGGATGCTCGCGAATTTGATAGCGGGGCCCAAATCTTAAAGGATCTAGGTGTTGTTTCAGTGACTTTGCTAAGCAATAACCCAGATAAAGTTGCTGGTCTTTCTAATCATGGCTTCGAGATTTTGGGAAGGCGCAATATTGTTTTGGAAGTAAACGAAGATAATTATCGTTATTTGCGCACTAAACGGGATCGTATGGGACACGATTTGCCAAATGTGGCAGCTTTCGAAGCAAGCCACGCACAGCATAAAGAGGAAAACTAG
- the uvrC gene encoding excinuclease ABC subunit UvrC encodes MADPSTYRPAPGTIPTEPGVYKFRDADGRVIYVGKAKNLRSRLSNYFQDLTALHPRTRQMVQTATAVEWTVVSSEVEALQLEYTWIKRFDPRFNVKYRDDKSYPMLAVSVREEYPRAFFYRGPRRKGIRYFGPYSHAWAVRETLDLLTRIFPMRTCAKGVFNRHAQLGRPCLLGYIDKCAAPCIGRVTPAEHQEITAGFISFLNGHTDKVRQRITADMTAAAAELEFEKAARLRDDLHAIDKLMEKQTIVLGDGTDADFIAVATDELEAAVQIFHIRSGRVQAQRGWVVEKAGEQAADAADPAGAADPAADALAADPALPALLQNFLVQFYGDAVERIAEERKEAEKLQRRRGVDQEAVAAAASAAAEAAPPNPLQVIPRQIMVPVLPESLAETTAVLEKLRGGPVELRVPQRGDKRSLIETVHRNAKESLRQHKLKRVGDLTARSAALQDLQEALGLEQAPLRIECTDISHLQGTDVVASLVVFEDGLPKKSDYRRYRIKEAAGDGHSDDVASIAEITRRRFLRHSSDKRSLPESTDIAEAVFVEEMSTDPNRRFAYPPSIFIVDGGAPQVAAADRVFEELGIIDVTLMGIAKRLEEIWLPGEEEPLILPRNSQGLYLLQQIRDEAHRFAITYHRQQRTKRMRRSELDDIPGLGQVRRTELVKHFGSLKKLKEASAAEIATVKGFGEVLANTVYEHLHRSS; translated from the coding sequence ATGGCAGATCCCAGCACTTATCGCCCGGCCCCCGGTACTATCCCCACCGAGCCGGGCGTTTATAAATTTCGCGATGCCGATGGCCGCGTAATCTATGTAGGCAAAGCTAAAAATCTGCGCTCGCGGCTTTCTAATTACTTCCAGGATTTAACCGCGCTACACCCGCGTACCCGGCAAATGGTCCAAACTGCCACCGCAGTGGAATGGACGGTAGTTAGCAGCGAAGTTGAAGCCCTACAGCTGGAATACACCTGGATTAAACGTTTTGATCCGCGCTTTAATGTTAAATACCGCGATGATAAAAGCTACCCGATGCTCGCAGTTTCAGTGCGCGAAGAGTATCCGCGAGCTTTTTTCTATCGCGGCCCGCGCCGTAAAGGTATCCGCTATTTTGGTCCTTATTCCCATGCCTGGGCGGTACGGGAAACCTTGGATCTTTTAACTCGTATTTTTCCGATGCGCACCTGTGCCAAAGGCGTTTTTAATCGCCATGCCCAACTCGGGCGCCCCTGTTTGCTGGGATATATCGATAAATGCGCTGCCCCTTGTATCGGGCGAGTTACGCCAGCCGAGCATCAAGAAATTACTGCCGGCTTTATTTCTTTCCTAAATGGGCATACTGATAAGGTGCGCCAACGGATCACCGCTGATATGACTGCTGCGGCCGCTGAGCTGGAATTTGAAAAAGCTGCTCGCCTGCGCGATGACTTGCATGCCATCGATAAATTGATGGAAAAACAGACCATTGTGCTTGGCGATGGCACCGATGCAGACTTCATTGCCGTAGCCACCGATGAGTTGGAAGCTGCGGTACAGATTTTTCATATTCGCAGCGGCCGAGTTCAAGCGCAGCGTGGTTGGGTGGTCGAAAAAGCCGGAGAGCAAGCCGCAGATGCCGCCGACCCCGCAGGTGCCGCCGACCCCGCAGCGGATGCACTAGCGGCAGACCCAGCACTACCGGCACTACTGCAAAATTTCTTGGTGCAGTTTTACGGGGATGCGGTGGAACGTATTGCCGAAGAACGCAAGGAAGCTGAAAAACTGCAGCGCAGGCGAGGCGTGGATCAAGAAGCCGTGGCAGCTGCCGCCAGTGCTGCTGCGGAAGCGGCACCGCCTAATCCGCTGCAGGTTATTCCGCGTCAAATTATGGTTCCGGTGCTTCCGGAATCCTTGGCAGAAACTACGGCGGTATTGGAGAAATTGCGCGGTGGACCAGTGGAATTGCGGGTTCCACAGCGTGGCGATAAGCGTAGTTTGATTGAAACGGTGCATCGTAATGCTAAGGAATCTTTGCGCCAACATAAGTTGAAGCGGGTGGGTGATCTCACGGCGCGTTCGGCGGCTTTACAGGATTTGCAGGAAGCTTTGGGTTTGGAGCAGGCTCCGCTGCGCATTGAATGTACTGATATTTCGCATCTGCAAGGTACTGATGTGGTGGCTTCTTTGGTGGTTTTTGAGGATGGTTTGCCAAAAAAGAGCGATTACCGCCGGTATCGCATTAAGGAGGCTGCTGGCGATGGGCATTCTGATGATGTCGCCTCCATCGCAGAAATTACGCGGCGGCGGTTCTTGCGCCATAGCAGCGATAAACGCAGCCTGCCTGAATCTACTGATATTGCCGAAGCCGTATTTGTAGAGGAAATGTCGACGGATCCGAACCGTCGTTTTGCTTATCCTCCAAGCATTTTTATTGTCGATGGTGGGGCCCCGCAAGTAGCCGCTGCTGATCGAGTATTTGAGGAATTAGGCATTATTGATGTCACTTTGATGGGAATTGCTAAGCGTTTGGAAGAAATTTGGTTACCAGGGGAGGAAGAGCCGCTAATTTTGCCGCGTAATTCCCAGGGGCTATATCTGCTGCAGCAGATTCGTGATGAAGCACACCGATTTGCTATTACTTATCATCGACAGCAGCGCACTAAACGTATGCGACGTTCAGAATTGGACGATATTCCGGGGTTGGGGCAAGTACGTCGTACCGAATTAGTTAAGCATTTTGGCTCATTGAAAAAGCTCAAAGAAGCTAGTGCCGCAGAGATCGCCACGGTTAAGGGTTTTGGTGAAGTATTAGCTAATACTGTTTATGAGCATTTGCATCGCAGCAGCTAG
- a CDS encoding riboflavin synthase, giving the protein MFTGLVEEIGTVAEVEDYGDGVRLRINAKTVLSDAALGDSISVNGVCLTVTSFEEGIFSADVMQESLDRSSLGALKTTDPVNLERAVAVGQRLGGHIMQGHVDGTAKLLSRESSEHWDVLRFELPDNLVRFVVEKGSIALNGVSLTISALGEGYFEVSLIPTTLEHTTMGTLKVGDLINIEVDVLGKYVDRMMSMSHTEIPNALR; this is encoded by the coding sequence ATGTTTACTGGGCTGGTGGAAGAAATAGGCACAGTTGCCGAAGTTGAAGATTATGGCGATGGAGTGCGGCTGCGCATCAACGCTAAAACTGTGCTAAGCGATGCTGCCTTAGGGGATTCGATCTCTGTAAATGGGGTGTGCCTAACGGTTACCTCTTTTGAGGAGGGTATTTTTAGTGCTGATGTGATGCAAGAATCTTTAGATCGTTCTAGTTTGGGAGCTTTAAAAACCACTGATCCGGTGAATTTAGAGCGCGCTGTGGCCGTAGGTCAGCGCCTGGGCGGACATATTATGCAGGGCCATGTTGATGGCACCGCTAAATTATTAAGCCGGGAAAGTTCCGAACATTGGGATGTTTTGCGTTTCGAATTACCTGATAATTTAGTGAGGTTTGTGGTCGAAAAAGGCTCTATTGCCCTAAATGGGGTATCTCTTACTATTTCTGCGCTAGGGGAGGGATACTTCGAGGTTTCCTTGATTCCAACCACCCTGGAGCACACCACCATGGGAACCCTAAAAGTTGGAGACCTTATCAATATTGAAGTTGATGTCCTTGGCAAATATGTTGACCGAATGATGTCCATGTCACATACTGAGATCCCCAACGCGCTAAGGTGA
- the fmt gene encoding methionyl-tRNA formyltransferase, with protein sequence MRIIFAGTPEPAVVALEKLIASEHEVIAVITRPDARRGRGRTLHPSPVAVAAEKHGIEILKPKSLKLDTTDGQALYQRLTELQPAAIPVVAYGNLIPTKFLELPEHGWINLHFSLLPAWRGASPVQWAIHNGDKYTGATTFRIDEGLDTGLILQTLKTEIQPTDTSDDLLSRLAYSGADLLVETLDHLAAGTATFLPQEGQATYAPKISTADARIDWTQSAQQIDQAIRAFSPGPGAWTLWEEQRVKIGPVGILTTDPNNESSVVLPAASAPGTVHIGKNEVLVSTGSGQWLKLGQIQPPGKKMMAAADWARGLHDNAKDVTFQ encoded by the coding sequence ATGCGCATCATTTTTGCCGGAACCCCCGAACCGGCAGTCGTAGCTCTAGAAAAACTCATTGCTTCAGAACATGAAGTAATAGCAGTAATAACTCGTCCCGATGCCCGGCGCGGCCGCGGACGCACCTTACACCCCTCACCGGTAGCTGTCGCAGCTGAAAAACATGGCATCGAAATTCTAAAACCGAAGTCCCTAAAACTCGATACCACCGATGGGCAAGCCCTTTACCAGCGCTTAACTGAACTACAACCTGCAGCCATACCGGTGGTGGCCTACGGAAATCTAATCCCCACCAAATTCCTCGAATTACCCGAACACGGCTGGATAAACCTACATTTCTCACTCTTACCGGCCTGGCGCGGCGCCTCCCCAGTACAGTGGGCTATCCATAATGGGGATAAATACACCGGAGCCACCACCTTTCGCATAGATGAAGGCCTAGATACAGGCTTAATTTTGCAAACTCTGAAAACAGAAATTCAGCCCACCGATACCAGCGATGACCTCCTAAGCCGACTAGCTTATTCAGGCGCAGACCTGCTGGTAGAAACCCTAGATCACTTAGCTGCTGGTACAGCCACCTTTTTACCCCAAGAAGGCCAGGCCACCTATGCCCCCAAAATCAGTACCGCTGATGCCCGCATCGACTGGACACAATCAGCACAACAAATCGACCAAGCCATCCGCGCTTTTAGCCCCGGCCCCGGCGCTTGGACCTTATGGGAGGAACAGCGCGTAAAAATCGGACCGGTAGGCATCCTCACAACAGACCCAAATAACGAAAGCTCAGTAGTTCTCCCAGCAGCCAGCGCGCCGGGTACGGTACATATAGGCAAAAATGAGGTTTTAGTTAGCACCGGTAGCGGGCAATGGTTAAAGCTAGGTCAAATTCAGCCTCCAGGAAAGAAAATGATGGCTGCCGCCGATTGGGCGCGTGGCCTCCACGATAACGCAAAGGATGTCACCTTCCAGTGA
- the ribD gene encoding bifunctional diaminohydroxyphosphoribosylaminopyrimidine deaminase/5-amino-6-(5-phosphoribosylamino)uracil reductase RibD, translated as MSNSALPAAIQAAVAQASAAAQAVRGTTSPNPPVGAVILNSAATEVLGVGATQPPGGPHAEIMALQAAGEKTRGAIAVVTLEPCNHYGRTGPCSKALLAAGISKLYYVNDDPIPAAHGGADFLRENGVEVQQIAAPTAELQPWLKATKQQRVHVTAKFAQTLDGFTAAKDGSSKWITGPIARAHVHQDRRRRDAIIIGTVTALADNPALTARDENGELFPEQPQAVVIGSREVKTAAPALVARGFLQYPDLPTALDALWELGCRDVLIEGGATLLTSAFKLGVVDAIQAYIAPLLLGEGRGVLTAALSSNIGQAKRWEPVASSPVVSESSEMASSFEIPGKRVRELGPDILVELINPEIRI; from the coding sequence GTGAGTAATTCAGCTTTGCCAGCGGCAATCCAGGCAGCGGTAGCACAAGCTAGTGCAGCTGCCCAGGCGGTTCGCGGTACCACCAGCCCGAATCCTCCGGTAGGGGCAGTTATTCTAAATTCTGCTGCAACTGAGGTCTTAGGAGTTGGGGCCACCCAACCTCCCGGAGGTCCGCATGCTGAGATTATGGCGCTGCAGGCCGCTGGGGAAAAAACTCGCGGGGCTATTGCCGTAGTCACCTTGGAACCCTGTAATCATTATGGAAGAACTGGGCCTTGTTCTAAGGCTCTTTTGGCAGCTGGAATTTCTAAGCTCTACTACGTAAATGATGATCCCATTCCAGCAGCTCATGGTGGTGCCGATTTTTTGCGCGAAAATGGGGTAGAAGTACAACAAATAGCTGCCCCTACCGCAGAATTACAACCCTGGCTCAAAGCCACCAAACAACAGCGCGTGCATGTCACCGCTAAATTTGCCCAAACTCTAGATGGTTTCACCGCAGCAAAAGATGGATCCAGCAAGTGGATAACTGGACCTATTGCGCGCGCCCATGTGCATCAGGATCGCCGCCGCCGCGATGCCATAATTATTGGCACGGTCACAGCCTTAGCTGATAATCCAGCCTTGACTGCCCGCGATGAAAATGGCGAACTTTTTCCTGAGCAGCCTCAGGCGGTGGTCATTGGGAGCCGGGAAGTGAAAACTGCTGCTCCGGCACTGGTAGCGCGCGGTTTCTTACAGTATCCGGATTTACCCACAGCCCTGGATGCTTTATGGGAATTGGGATGTCGAGATGTGCTAATTGAAGGTGGCGCAACCCTGTTAACTTCGGCTTTTAAGCTGGGGGTAGTAGATGCTATTCAGGCATATATTGCACCGCTACTTTTAGGCGAGGGTCGGGGAGTATTAACCGCTGCGCTGAGCTCCAATATTGGCCAGGCTAAGCGGTGGGAGCCAGTAGCTTCTTCTCCAGTTGTATCGGAGAGCTCGGAAATGGCTAGCAGCTTTGAAATACCTGGCAAACGGGTTCGGGAATTAGGGCCCGATATTCTTGTTGAGTTAATTAATCCCGAAATTAGAATTTAA
- the rpe gene encoding ribulose-phosphate 3-epimerase, producing MTTPAAAPLIAPSMLAADFGHLEESLNKVSNADWIHVDIMDGHFVPNISFGPDIAKTANQITDQPLDLHLMITSPEKWVDQFIAAGADSITFHVEAMPDKSAVVELARYLRSQGCRAAVSIKPGTAVEDYLDILPELDMVLVMSVEPGFGGQSFMEDQLAKVVTLRQAIDSQGLDTLIEIDGGISAQTIEKAAAAGVDMFVAGSAVFGTPDPAATVQELRDLATAARN from the coding sequence ATGACTACTCCTGCTGCTGCACCGTTAATTGCTCCTTCCATGTTGGCTGCTGATTTTGGGCATCTGGAAGAATCGCTTAATAAAGTTTCTAATGCGGACTGGATCCATGTGGATATTATGGACGGACATTTTGTTCCTAATATTTCTTTTGGTCCAGATATTGCAAAAACTGCTAATCAGATCACAGATCAGCCCCTTGATTTACACCTGATGATCACTAGTCCGGAAAAATGGGTGGATCAATTTATTGCGGCTGGGGCAGATAGTATTACTTTCCATGTTGAAGCTATGCCTGATAAGTCCGCCGTGGTGGAATTAGCGCGCTATTTGCGCAGCCAGGGCTGTCGGGCAGCGGTTTCTATTAAACCTGGCACTGCAGTAGAAGATTATTTAGATATTTTGCCAGAATTAGACATGGTGCTAGTTATGTCTGTGGAGCCAGGTTTTGGGGGTCAATCCTTTATGGAAGATCAACTTGCCAAGGTAGTGACCTTAAGACAAGCCATCGATAGCCAGGGTTTAGATACCTTAATCGAAATTGATGGCGGCATTTCTGCCCAGACCATCGAAAAAGCTGCCGCCGCCGGGGTGGATATGTTTGTGGCTGGATCAGCAGTATTTGGTACCCCGGATCCTGCAGCCACAGTGCAAGAATTACGTGATCTAGCTACGGCTGCCCGCAACTAA
- a CDS encoding PH domain-containing protein, translating into MSTEQTPESSANLPKQPLDEASLAKYTALDPNAAISVKPWEFVASSRTMKRIAIIWVIIVMIVHIFMGLVVGIGYTGAAVTTIDKWAFIGIGLVISVVCYIGLSRPRIRANSDGVEVRNFIGTRFYPWTVIYGLSFPRGSRMARLELPEFEFMPVWALQAADRNQIVEKITAFRALEAKYMPQD; encoded by the coding sequence ATGAGCACAGAGCAAACCCCGGAGAGTTCCGCGAATTTACCTAAGCAGCCATTAGATGAGGCTTCTTTAGCGAAATATACTGCCCTAGATCCCAATGCGGCGATTTCTGTTAAACCGTGGGAATTTGTAGCTAGCTCGCGGACAATGAAGCGCATCGCTATTATTTGGGTAATTATCGTCATGATCGTCCATATTTTTATGGGCTTAGTGGTAGGAATTGGGTATACCGGTGCAGCTGTTACAACTATTGATAAATGGGCCTTTATAGGTATCGGTCTAGTTATTTCGGTAGTTTGTTATATTGGCTTATCGCGCCCGCGCATTCGCGCAAATAGTGATGGGGTAGAGGTTCGTAATTTTATTGGGACTAGATTTTATCCCTGGACTGTGATTTATGGATTATCTTTCCCGCGCGGATCTCGGATGGCTCGTTTGGAACTTCCTGAATTTGAATTCATGCCAGTTTGGGCGTTACAAGCAGCCGACCGGAACCAAATAGTTGAAAAAATTACGGCTTTCCGTGCCTTGGAAGCCAAATATATGCCCCAAGATTAA
- a CDS encoding RsmB/NOP family class I SAM-dependent RNA methyltransferase → MNSGLNSNSGGGFRSRSRKNAGGSAGRTDSSAGRGGAGTTRNPRGGRAKSGTRYKGGSPIQRDWNFAGIDAPRRIAFETLQKVTEDDAFANLVLPKEISRARLDTRDAAFATELTYGTLRSMGQLDVIISKASTRELSQISPEVLNALRLGTYQILYLRVGQHAAVDTTVRLVEATGNIQAKGFANGIMRTITRTSPEQWLEQLSPDEEIAALAFRTAHPEWIARSFAKVLPESELEAALAADSERPVVHLVARPGEISAEELALISGGEEGKYSPYAVYLESGDPGDLDAVRESLAGVQDEGSQLIARALANAPLQGPDKGRWLDLCAGPGGKAALLGALARIDGAKVDAVEISKHRAQLTLKAVSGQPVKVIVGDGRTATLSYGDGEYDRILVDAPCSGLGALRRRPEARWRKQESDIAELAQLQSELLTRALKLVRPGGVVIYSTCSPDLRETRQVVDGVLAKIGSQLGIKEVDAHALVEPMEDIGSDLSVQMWPHRHGTDAMFFAVLERS, encoded by the coding sequence GTGAATTCAGGACTAAATTCCAATTCCGGCGGCGGTTTTCGCTCTCGTTCCCGCAAAAATGCCGGGGGCTCTGCCGGGCGCACCGATTCCTCTGCTGGGCGCGGCGGTGCCGGCACTACCCGTAATCCGCGTGGAGGCAGAGCTAAATCTGGGACTCGGTATAAAGGGGGTAGCCCTATCCAGCGGGACTGGAATTTTGCGGGGATTGACGCCCCTCGTCGGATAGCTTTTGAAACTTTGCAAAAGGTTACCGAAGATGATGCTTTTGCCAATCTAGTACTGCCCAAAGAGATTTCTCGGGCCCGCCTAGATACCCGTGATGCTGCTTTTGCTACGGAATTAACCTATGGCACTTTGCGCAGCATGGGGCAGCTAGATGTCATTATTTCTAAGGCTTCTACGCGGGAATTGAGCCAGATTAGTCCGGAAGTTTTAAATGCTTTAAGGCTGGGTACTTACCAGATTTTATATTTGCGGGTAGGTCAGCATGCCGCGGTAGATACCACGGTGCGGTTGGTGGAGGCTACTGGAAATATCCAAGCAAAAGGTTTTGCCAATGGAATTATGCGTACGATTACGCGCACTTCTCCCGAGCAGTGGTTGGAGCAACTTAGCCCGGATGAAGAAATTGCTGCGCTTGCTTTCCGGACAGCACACCCAGAGTGGATTGCGCGGTCTTTTGCGAAAGTACTTCCTGAATCAGAACTTGAAGCCGCGTTGGCAGCAGATTCTGAACGTCCGGTAGTACATTTGGTGGCTCGTCCGGGGGAGATTTCTGCGGAAGAATTAGCGCTGATCTCTGGTGGTGAAGAGGGCAAATATTCTCCTTATGCGGTGTATTTAGAATCGGGAGATCCTGGTGATTTAGATGCGGTTCGTGAATCTTTAGCGGGGGTACAAGATGAAGGCAGTCAATTGATTGCCAGGGCTTTAGCTAATGCCCCTCTCCAAGGTCCAGATAAAGGCCGCTGGCTTGATCTTTGTGCTGGTCCTGGCGGTAAAGCTGCTCTATTGGGGGCTTTAGCACGCATCGATGGGGCAAAAGTGGATGCTGTGGAAATATCTAAGCATCGTGCGCAGCTGACGCTTAAGGCAGTCAGTGGGCAACCGGTGAAGGTAATAGTTGGCGATGGTCGTACTGCGACGCTTAGCTACGGCGATGGCGAATATGACCGGATTTTGGTGGATGCACCGTGTTCAGGACTTGGCGCTTTAAGACGGCGGCCAGAGGCACGCTGGCGGAAGCAGGAAAGCGATATTGCAGAATTAGCGCAGTTGCAAAGTGAGTTATTAACGCGAGCTTTAAAGCTGGTGCGTCCTGGTGGGGTAGTTATTTATTCGACTTGTTCACCAGATTTGCGAGAAACTCGGCAGGTAGTAGACGGGGTTCTTGCAAAAATTGGAAGCCAGCTGGGCATTAAGGAAGTAGATGCACACGCTTTGGTAGAACCTATGGAGGATATAGGCTCTGACTTATCAGTGCAGATGTGGCCGCATCGGCATGGTACCGATGCCATGTTCTTCGCAGTTTTAGAACGTAGCTAG